One part of the Prunus persica cultivar Lovell chromosome G5, Prunus_persica_NCBIv2, whole genome shotgun sequence genome encodes these proteins:
- the LOC18777797 gene encoding ethylene-responsive transcription factor ERF027: protein HLRQIYLTYIHTHPLTFLPPQAPPSTTPFYTKPSHILLSLSSPPELVQLLKHPPLPTTMASSSCGKHSRYHGIRCRGGKWVSEIREPRKTRRIWLGTYPTPEMAAAAYDVAALALKRGDAVLNFPSSIASYPVPASTSPEDIRSAASAAAALQWNEEANNSLKHRERQKKQEDDMRTMMNSSSLASSVGIDEEELFGMPNLLVEMAEGMLLSPPRPPDYPDSSGNSDGGESGLWSF, encoded by the coding sequence cACTTGCGCCAAATATATTTGACCTATATCCATACCCACCCCTTGACCTTTCTCCCTCCTCAGGCCCCTCCTTCAACCACACCCTTTTACACCAAGCCATCCCACAttctcctctccctctcttcacCACCAGAGCTTGTTCAATTACTAAAACACCCTCCACTCCCCACCACCATGGCATCAAGCTCTTGCGGGAAGCACTCTAGGTACCATGGAATCCGGTGCCGAGGCGGAAAATGGGTGTCCGAAATCCGTGAGCCACGTAAGACTAGACGGATATGGCTCGGGACTTACCCAACCCCAGAGATGGCTGCGGCCGCCTATGACGTCGCCGCTCTCGCTCTCAAGCGGGGCGATGCTGTTCTCAACTTTCCGAGCTCCATTGCCTCTTATCCAGTGCCAGCATCCACGTCACCGGAGGACATTCGCAGTGCCGCCTCCGCCGCCGCTGCACTACAGTGGAATGAGGAGGCCAATAACAGTCTGAAGCACAGAGAGAGGCAGAAGAAGCAAGAGGACGACATGAGGACGATGATGAATAGTTCCAGTTTGGCGTCATCTGTGGGAATAGACGAAGAAGAGCTTTTTGGGATGCCGAATTTGTTGGTCGAAATGGCAGAAGGAATGCTGTTGTCTCCGCCGAGACCGCCTGATTATCCTGACTCCTCGGGCAATTCAGACGGAGGAGAAAGTGGTCTGTGGAGCTTTTGA
- the LOC18777479 gene encoding ethylene-responsive transcription factor ERF027 produces MASSSCGNHTRYHGIRCRGGKWVSEIREPRKTRRIWLGTYPTPEMAASAYDVAALALKGGDAVLNFPSSIALYPVPASRSPEDIRSAAAAAAAAAAAVSAALQSNEEANNSLELKESPKKQEDNMTTMMNSTSLASSVGMDEEELFGMPNLLAEMAEGMLLSPPRPPDYPESGNSDGGESGLWSF; encoded by the coding sequence ATGGCATCAAGCTCTTGCGGGAACCACACTAGGTACCATGGAATCCGGTGCCGGGGCGGAAAATGGGTGTCCGAAATCCGTGAGCCACGTAAGACTAGGCGGATATGGCTCGGGACCTACCCAACCCCGGAGATGGCAGCGTCTGCCTATGACGTGGCCGCGCTCGCTCTCAAGGGCGGTGATGCTGTTCTAAACTTTCCGAGCTCCATTGCCTTGTATCCAGTGCCAGCATCCAGGTCACCGGAGGACATTCGCAGTGCCGCCGCCGCTGCTGCCGCTGCTGCAGCTGCTGTTTCTGCTGCACTACAGTCGAATGAGGAGGCCAATAACAGCCTGGAGCTCAAGGAGAGTCCGAAGAAGCAAGAGGACAACATGACGACgatgatgaatagtactagtTTGGCGTCGTCTGTGGGAATGGACGAAGAAGAGCTTTTCGGGATGCCAAATTTGCTGGCCGAGATGGCAGAGGGAATGCTGTTGTCTCCTCCGAGACCGCCTGATTATCCCGAATCGGGCAATTCAGACGGAGGAGAAAGTGGTCTGTGGAgcttttga
- the LOC18777462 gene encoding ethylene-responsive transcription factor ERF027, translating into MADPNPNSPNSLTNARQILLDQSTPTVASLDFHPPPPTHQPLPPQPPPLPPHTPYSLLSLQHHTCELTETPSPSTRALEVDTVPKPTTMASTSSGKHPTYRGIRCRGGKWVSEIREPRKTKRIWLGTFPTAEMAAAAYDVAALALKGADVVLNFPGFIGSYPVPASTSAQDIRSAAAAAAATLRKNDDSRESPGQRQTDDKDDMTVSNSISLASSSVGDFMDEEELFGMPNLLMDMAEGMLVSPPRMNDSPPSDYDDSPGNSDGGESLLWSY; encoded by the coding sequence aTGGCTGACCCAAATCCAAATTCTCCAAATTCTCTAACTAACGCGCGACAAATATTATTAGACCAATCCACACCAACTGTAGCCTCCCTTGACTTTCACCCTCCTCCCCCAACACACCAACCCCTTCCTCCTCagcctcctcctcttcctccgcacaccccatattctcttctctctcttcaacacCATACGTGTGAACTTACTGAAACACCCTCTCCCTCCACAAGAGCACTAGAGGTTGACACAGTACCAAAGCCCACCACCATGGCCTCAACCTCTTCCGGGAAGCACCCCACGTACCGCGGCATCCGGTGCCGCGGCGGAAAATGGGTTTCTGAAATCCGGGAGCCACGCAAGACCAAGAGAATATGGCTTGGCACTTTCCCAACTGCGGAGATGGCTGCGGCCGCCTATGATGTGGCCGCACTCGCTCTGAAAGGTGCCGATGTTGTTCTCAACTTTCCCGGTTTCATTGGATCATATCCAGTGCCAGCATCCACTTCGGCACAAGATATTCGTAGTGCCGCAGCTGCTGCAGCGGCGACACTACGAAAGAATGATGACTCCAGAGAGAGCCCGGGACAGAGGCAGACGGATGATAAGGACGATATGACGGTGAGTAATAGTATAAGTTTGGCGTCGTCTTCTGTGGGAGATTTCATGGACGAGGAAGAGCTTTTTGGGATGCCTAATTTACTGATGGACATGGCAGAGGGAATGCTGGTGTCTCCACCGCGAATGAACGACTCGCCGCCTTCGGATTATGACGACTCACCGGGAAACTCAGACGGTGGAGAAAGTCTCCTTTGGAGCTATTAA
- the LOC109949341 gene encoding LOW QUALITY PROTEIN: uncharacterized protein LOC109949341 (The sequence of the model RefSeq protein was modified relative to this genomic sequence to represent the inferred CDS: substituted 2 bases at 2 genomic stop codons), whose amino-acid sequence MSTSPEKETAPNPPLYGPRLVTXISRTXLAPLTVPTGNAARRASQQVRSSCSSPITCSRY is encoded by the exons ATGTCCACATCACCAGAAAAGGAAACCGCTCCAAATCCACCGCTGTACGGGCCACGCCTTGTTACCTAGATTTCTAGAAC TTAACTGGCACCACTAACAGTTCCGACAGGCAATGCAGCTCGCAGGGCATCCCAGCAAGTGAGATCATCGTGCAGCTCTCCCATAACCTGCTCgagatattga
- the LOC18777296 gene encoding sugar carrier protein C: MAGGGIAPSSGGKQYPGKLTARVLITCIVAATGGLIFGYDLGVSGGVTSMDSFLKQFFPAVYQKESSIKPSDDQYCKFDSQTLTLFTSSLYLAALVACVFASTITRVCGRRLTMILGGVLFLAGALVNAFANAVWMLYVGRLLLGFGIGCANQSVPIYVSETAPSKYRGALNMMFQLSITIGILAAGVLNYFFAEIKGGGGWRLSLGGAAVPAIIIIVGALFLPDTPNSLVERGKHEEAKAQLLKLRGVPNVDEEFNDLVAASEVSKLVKHPWVTLLSRKYRPQLVFAIGIPAFQQLTGMNVITFYAPVLFKTMGFGSSASLMSAVITNLVNALATFVSILTVDKVGRRKLFLQGGCQMLLMQVAVGIAMAVKFGVSGNPGKLTLGFAVPLVLLICVYVAGFAWSWGPLGWLVPSEIFPLEVRSAAQAINVSVNMIFTFAIAQVFTAMLCHMKFGLFFFFSVCVVVMSIFIYKLLPETKGVPIEEMHTVWENHPFWRKYVVKDEAIAMGKGKGGQSA, translated from the exons ATGGCTGGGGGCGGTATAGCTCCATCGAGTGGTGGAAAACAATACCCTGGTAAACTCACAGCTAGGGTTCTTATAACATGTATTGTTGCGGCCACCGGCGGTCTGATTTTTGGGTACGACCTTGGAGTTTCAG GCGGTGTTACATCCATGGACTCTTTCTTGAAACAGTTCTTTCCAGCGGTTTACCAGAAAGAGTCTTCGATCAAGCCTTCCGACGATCAATACTGCAAATTCGATAGCCAGACACTTACTCTTTTCACATCTTCGCTATATTTGGCTGCTCTAGTTGCATGCGTTTTTGCATCAACTATAACCAGAGTGTGTGGTCGCAGGCTCACAATGATCTTGGGTGGAGTTCTTTTCTTGGCTGGTGCCTTGGTCAATGCCTTTGCTAATGCTGTTTGGATGCTTTATGTTGGTCGTCTACTTCTTGGTTTTGGTATTGGATGTGCCAATCAG TCTGTGCCGATCTATGTCTCTGAAACAGCCCCATCTAAGTACCGTGGTGCTCTCAACATGATGTTCCAATTGTCGATCACAATTGGAATCCTTGCTGCTGGTGTGCTTAACTATTTCTTTGCCGAGATCAAAGGCGGTGGGGGATGGCGTTTGAGTTTGGGAGGTGCTGCAGTCCCTGCCATTATAATCATAGTTGGAGCATTGTTTTTACCCGATACACCAAACTCCTTGGTCGAGCGTGGCAAGCATGAGGAAGCCAAAGCTCAGCTTCTTAAGCTCAGAGGAGTTCCTAATGTTGATGAGGAGTTTAATGATCTAGTTGCGGCCAGTGAAGTATCCAAGTTGGTAAAACACCCTTGGGTTACCTTGTTGAGCAGGAAATATAGACCCCAGCTTGTATTTGCAATCGGCATCCCCGCCTTCCAGCAACTCACCGGCATGAACGTGATCACGTTTTATGCTCCTGTCTTGTTCAAAACAATGGGATTTGGAAGCAGTGCTTCTCTCATGTCAGCTGTCATCACCAATCTGGTTAATGCTTTAGCTACATTTGTCTCAATTCTCACTGTTGATAAGGTTGGAAGGAGGAAGCTTTTCTTACAGGGTGGTTGCCAAATGCTCCTCATGCAG GTGGCTGTTGGAATTGCTATGGCTGTTAAATTTGGGGTCAGCGGCAACCCTGGGAAGTTGACACTGGGGTTTGCTGTTCCCTTGGTGCTCTTGATCTGTGTTTACGTTGCTGGATTTGCCTGGTCATGGGGACCTCTAGGATGGTTGGTGCCCAGTGAAATTTTCCCACTTGAAGTAAGGTCTGCTGCTCAGGCTATCAATGTCTCCGTCAACATGATCTTCACCTTTGCCATAGCCCAAGTCTTCACAGCCATGCTCTGCCACATGAAGTTtggcttgttcttcttcttctcagtCTGCGTGGTGGTGATGAGCATTTTTATCTACAAATTGTTGCCCGAAACGAAAGGAGTTCCAATTGAAGAAATGCACACTGTGTGGGAGAACCATCCATTTTGGAGGAAATATGTGGTTAAAGATGAAGCCATTGCCATGGGCAAAGGCAAGGGCGGACAGAGTGCCTAa
- the LOC18777025 gene encoding ribosomal L1 domain-containing protein 1: MASVGSSTVQKAVNSLLKWRNSKLQTEKPDLLESDEFAYLVLTLKKIPPKARVNAYKVPLPNPLHSQLSELCLIYDDGPKSNLTKDFIQKKIKAENIPISKILKLSKLKSAYVPFEAKRKLLHSYDMFLVDRRIVPLLPKYLGKQFFKKKKIPVPVDLEHKNWKEQVDRACESALLFMSTGTCSVVRVAKVSMSVDEIVENVVAAINGIVEIVPKKWRDVRSFHLKFLESLALPVYQAVPDLTLKIEGAKSDEDGKEAVKEVVKSESKGLKSEKVSKKKGRIHEVRYMDSNAGEVLDDDELVGDGVIGEGKQSENEEPGSGELGKKKRKKEKVVGESKGDKRLKKSAKVKDDAELNGEKVLGEFNNKKQLKKSTKVKDGDDDIPIEKRFKKLAKMVDEDDATIKHKKDGVSSKGKKKDGTKKKADDLPVKGEESVGKKEKRKSEHEKLKSGEAKLKTAKRSKKATE; the protein is encoded by the coding sequence ATGGCTTCCGTGGGGTCGTCGACGGTGCAGAAAGCTGTAAATTCCCTCCTCAAATGGCGAAACTCCAAGTTGCAGACCGAGAAACCCGATCTCTTAGAATCCGACGAGTTCGCCTATCTCGTTCTCACCCTCAAGAAAATCCCACCAAAGGCCCGCGTAAACGCCTACAAAGTCCCTCTCCCAAATCCCCTCCATTCCCAGCTTTCCGAGCTCTGCTTGATATACGACGATGGGCCCAAGTCCAATCTCACCAAGGATTTCATCCAGAAGAAAATCAAGGCCGAGAATATACCCATCTCGAAAATTTTGAAGCTTTCGAAGCTCAAGTCTGCTTACGTGCCCTTTGAAGCCAAGAGAAAGCTGTTGCATTCTTATGATATGTTTTTGGTTGATAGGCGGATTGTGCCTTTGCTTCCGAAGTATTTGGGGAAGCAAttttttaagaagaagaagattccGGTGCCTGTAGACTTGGAGCACAAGAATTGGAAGGAGCAGGTTGACAGAGCATGTGAGTCAGCCTTGTTGTTCATGAGTACCGGGACGTGCAGCGTGGTGAGGGTAGCGAAGGTGTCCATGAGCGTTGATGAGATTGTGGAGAATGTGGTTGCGGCGATTAATGGGATTGTAGAGATTGTGCCTAAGAAGTGGAGGGATGTGAGGTCATTTCACTTGAAGTTTCTGGAGTCGCTTGCATTGCCGGTTTACCAGGCCGTGCCGGATTTGACATTGAAAATTGAGGGAGCTAAGAGTGATGAGGACGGTAAGGAGGCAGTGAAAGAGGTTGTCAAGTCTGAGAGTAAGGGTTTGAAGAGTGAGAAAGTGAGTAAGAAGAAGGGTAGAATTCATGAAGTGAGGTATATGGATAGCAATGCTGGTGAGGTGCTTGACGATGATGAATTGGTTGGTGATGGGGTTATTGGAGAAGGTAAGCAAAGTGAGAATGAAGAACCGGGTAGTGGTGAattggggaagaagaagaggaagaaggaaaaggtTGTTGGTGAGTCTAAGGGTGACAAAAGGTTGAAGAAGTCAGCTAAGGTGAAAGATGATGCTGAATTGAATGGGGAAAAGGTTCTCGGTGAGTTTAACAATAAGAAACAGTTGAAAAAGTCGACTAAGGTGAAAGATGGAGACGATGATATTCCTATTGAGAAACGGTTCAAAAAGTTGGCTAAGATGGTAGATGAAGATGATGCGACTATCAAGCATAAGAAAGATGGGGTGTCTTcgaaagggaagaaaaaagatggtACAAAGAAGAAAGCAGATGATTTGCCAGTCAAGGGCGAAGAGTCTGTTggaaagaaggagaagaggaagagtgAACATGAGAAGTTGAAGAGCGGAGAAGCAAAGCTGAAGACGGCTAAGAGAAGTAAGAAAGCAACAGAGTAA